A single region of the Podospora pseudopauciseta strain CBS 411.78 chromosome 1, whole genome shotgun sequence genome encodes:
- the TFB3 gene encoding TFIIH/NER complex subunit (COG:O; EggNog:ENOG503NYAM; BUSCO:EOG092649XV), giving the protein MPPQRPPTSAPRPGGVTAVSSLAPDGLPKPDSDDMCPVCKTIRYLNRDMEFLINPECYHSMCSSCVNRLFNEGPQQCPYAGCHRTLRRKGFRSPFFGDLSVEREVDIRRRVNQVFNQVEDDFNTLRDYNNYLQMVEDLTFDLVHGDEPTKRKAEAQLQQWEAEHKTEIERNRRAGKEQDEQSRRRLAAEQAAARQRRLDAIKEAEEEKMEKIKIKEMEIDSLERGQPLPDQQRVQLKRRGNKAAEAVTNLVAGSSSTADAVGKLSIRGLKEKKKEPRPEGPYDPFGGLDLTPSRYKIHGGLSHPNVEKYRSDKAHVTGGYSFDEYTSRAMFEAFAGLGVFIEDERDVGVGLVASEVVGMGAALAAVGGDGPGLKMELD; this is encoded by the coding sequence atgccccCTCAACGCCCCCCCACCTCAGCCCCCCGCCCCGGAGGCGTCACAgccgtctcctccctcgcccccgACGGCCTCCCCAAACCCGACAGCGACGATATGTGCCCCGTCTGCAAAACAATCCGCTACCTCAACCGCGATATGGAattcctcatcaaccccgaATGCTACCACTCCATGTGCTCCTCCTGCGTCAACCGCCTCTTCAACGAAGGCCCTCAGCAATGCCCCTACGCCGGCTGCCACCGCACCCTCCGCCGCAAAGGCTTCCGCTCCCCCTTTTTTGGCGACCTTTCGGTAGAACGCGAAGTCGACATCCGGCGCAGGGTGAACCAAGTCTTCAACCAAGTCGAAGACGACTTCAACACGCTCCGTGACTACAACAACTACCTCCAAATGGTCGAAGACCTAACCTTTGACCTCGTCCACGGCGACGAACCTACCAAGCGGAAAGCAGAGGCCCAACTCCAGCAGTGGGAGGCAGAGCATAAAACTGAGATTGAGAGGAATAGGCGCGCAGGCAAGGAACAGGATGAGCAGTCACGTCGGAGGCTAGCAGCGGAGCAGGCTGCCGCCCGACAACGCAGACTTGACGCGATAaaggaggcggaagaggaaaagatggAAAAGATCAAAATCAAGGAAATGGAGATTGATAGTCTGGAACGGGGACAACCCCTCCCGGATCAACAACGGGTTCAGCTGAAACGGAGGGGGAACAAGGCTGCTGAAGCGGTTACCAACCTCGTCGCTgggtcatcatcaacagcggACGCAGTGGGTAAACTTTCCATCCGGGGGctcaaagaaaagaagaaggagccGAGGCCGGAGGGGCCGTATGACccgtttggggggttggatcTCACTCCTAGTCGGTACAAGATTCACGGGGGGCTGTCGCATCCGAATGTGGAAAAGTACAGGTCGGACAAGGCGCATGTGACGGGGGGGTATAGCTTCGATGAATACACCTCTAGGGCCATGTTTGAGGCGTttgctgggttgggggtgtttATTGAGGACGAGAGAGACGTGGGGGTGGGACTGGTGGCGAGTGAGGTTGTGGGCATGGGGGCTGCgctggctgctgttgggggggatgggccggggttgaagatggagTTGGATTAG
- a CDS encoding hypothetical protein (COG:T; EggNog:ENOG503P1SW) — protein sequence MSSAASQCSIAFYCQFPNSHINKPPFLSIPNYHHQQHYSQTPSKWPTPDPTTEAAALAREKAEQASLPYTWTQTLPDLTLTFPIPASLKARDLSISLTKTTISAGIKGQTPIISGQFPHPIHVDDSTWTITTSPDNSSKTVEILLDKVNKQEWWAHVVTTAPKIDVTKIVPDNSKLSDLDGETRGLVEKMMYDQRQKEQGLPTSDEQKKMEILKKFQEQHPEMDFSNAKIQ from the exons ATGAGCTCAGCGGCCAGCCAGTGTTCCATCGCTTTCTATTGTCAGTTTCCAAACTCCCATAtcaacaaacccccttttctcaGCATTCCCAactatcaccaccaacaacactacAGCCAAACCCCTTCAAAATGGCCGACACCG GACCCCACCACCGAAGCCGCCGCGCTCGCCCGCGAAAAAGCTGAAcaagcctccctcccctACACCTGGacccaaaccctccccgacctaaccctcaccttccccatccccgcctccctcaagGCCCGcgacctctccatctccctcaccaaaaccaccattTCCGCCGGCATAAAAGGTCAAACACCCATCATCTCGGGTCAAttcccccaccccatccacgTCGACGACTCCACCTGGACaatcaccacatccccagACAACAGCTCCAAAACAGTCGAgatcctcctcgacaaggtCAACAAGCAAGAGTGGTGGGCTCACGTtgtcaccaccgcccccaagATCGACGTCACAAAGATTGTTCCCGATAACTCCAAACTCTCAGACCTGGACGGGGAGACGAGGGGTCTGGTGGAGAAAATGATGTATGACCAGCGGCAGAAAGAGCAAGGGCTGCCGACGAGTGACGAGcaaaagaagatggagattCTCAAAAAGTTTCAGGAGCAGCATCCTGAGATGGATTTTAGTAATGCCAAGATTCAATAg
- a CDS encoding hypothetical protein (COG:S; EggNog:ENOG503P5CP) produces the protein MSSQPPKDHLTTLSTHITTLTQKVTQLRASLSHWQQWYLEYSSLKEEISLLPSTTPTPVESLRRIRRDFSGKVLTQKEINEIMGKTDFREVDQMLSLLTHRIDYVEGNINTVGKMLEQEENRLAAAEVVASPDVPRDEESGLPIMDIVEWLDEEGNEGEEQEEKKATPKAVERKGEPKGGLADGESMVAKKTVTFAEGTKPGHAEGEKLEKTFAQQQLEHVIKIAQESQAMDMSKAVVPEDEPEEDAKLRREMLEYSMSEIGPVVAELTLEEGEFSDDEDWDMDDDEEDDDEDDLGRSKHSVLSSDYIQRMQELEKKLGVKSAFSAPVQHERTVPDEGMGRISVVKESAPKAATKIPKEKAKAPKEEKSVSFATELDIAPTTTTTRPDAPAAPKINPVVDIVEKVTDLTMQDDEPEEPPKRVSRFKKERATGGLPPGPHQLPATFIHKAAAPPPEPTPPEDTTIAPTVVERPTPATAVEPDDMDEAMLYQAAAVEYNRMRNQLIQKQGGFIEDPPLNEDGLIANTDGPKKLSRFKQARLNKIQ, from the exons ATGTcatcccaaccaccaaaagaCCACCTCACCACTCTCTCCACCCACAtaaccaccctcacccaaaAAGTCACCCAACTCCgcgcctccctctcccactggCAGCAATGGTACCTCGAATACTCGTCCCTCAAAGAAGaaatctccctcctcccctcgaccacccccaccccagTTGAATCCCTCCGCCGCATCCGCCGCGACTTCTCGGGCAAGGTCCTCACCCAAAAGGAAATCAACGAGATAATGGGAAAGACTGATTTTCGAGAGGTGGATCAAATGCTCAGCTTGTTGACTCACAGGATTGATTACGTAGAGGGGAACATCAATACTGTGGGCAAAATGCtagagcaggaggagaatcggctggcggcggcggaggtggtggcgagCCCGGATGTGCcgagggatgaggagagtGGGTTGCCGATTATGGATATTGTTGAGtggttggatgaggaggggaat gagggggaggaacaagaggagaagaaggccacgCCAAAGGCTGTCGAGCGAAAGGGTGAACCGAAGGGGGGTCTGGCCGATGGGGAGTCGATGGTCGCCAAAAAGACGGTTACCTTTGCTGAGGGTACGAAGCCTGGACATGCGGAAGGGGAAAAGTTGGAGAAGACGTTTGCGCAGCAGCAATTGGAGCACGTCATCAAGATTGCTCAGGAGTCGCAGGCCATGGATATGTCCAAGGCTGTTGTTCCGGAGGATgagccggaggaggatgccaagCTGCGGCGGGAGATGCTCGAGTATAGCATGTCGGAAATCGGTCCTGTAGTCGCTGAACTCACCTTGGAAGAGGGCGAGTTTAGTGATGACGAGGACTGGGatatggatgatgatgaggaagacgatgacgaggacgatttGGGGAGATCCAAGCACAGCGTTTTGTCTTCTGACTACATCCAACGCATGCAGGAGCTCGAAAAGAAACTCGGAGTGAAATCTGCGTTTAGCGCTCCTGTTCAGCATGAACGAACGGTACCTGATGAGGGTATGGGGAGGATCTCGGTCGTCAAGGAATCGGCACCCAAGGCAGCGACGAAGAttcccaaggagaaggcgaaagcacccaaggaggagaagagcgTCAGCTTTGCGACAGAGCTGGATATTGCTCctactaccaccaccacccggccAGATGCACCGGCAGCCCCCAAGATCAATCCCGTCGTCGACATTGTGGAAAAGGTCACAGATTTGACCATGCAAGACGACGAACCAGAGGAACCACCCAAGCGTGTCTCGCGCTTCAAGAAAGAGCGCGCCACCGGTGGCCTCCCACCAGGGCCACACCAGCTGCCTGCAACGTTTATCCACAAAGCTGCCGCACCGCCACCCGAGCCGACACCGCCAGAGGATACAACCATTGCTCCCACCGTTGTTGAGAGACCCACCCCCGCTACAGCCGTCGAACCAGATGACATGGACGAGGCGATGTTGTATCAAGCCGCTGCGGTGGAGTATAACCGCATGAGGAACCAGCTGATCCAAAAGCAGGGAGGGTTTATTGAGGACCCGCCGCTGAATGAGGACGGGTTGATTGCGAATACTGACGGGCCGAAGAAGCTGAGCAGGTTTAAGCAGGCGAGGTTGAACAAGATACAGTAA
- a CDS encoding hypothetical protein (EggNog:ENOG503P20U), whose product MAFPRHPSSRISDVQLPIMLIADDDDIRDMGSDLKLDSRGRPEEKPRPGPPVPSSSAASSAPQHPIPSMQDAFAESLVEATEGENSGKPKLRTGDAKARREELLDGEHSDPHPAALWRFRPGQQAHELRRLMAQISFGVYLLLNGMANSQILVVSILQGHIDEVDEFLETTLEDMDLAMKDVKLRIEHLRLPMDNIDVFERMLEDQNYRMTILEGNEKIEHILARTQIALKQTTQDLAEGLAATRDFTIYLAEQHHGPWRQERPDVIDIFDAMKGNTDGWFNAFMDLQHKGSSLNALVVRLAGMVSEMDRRAGEVSRRVRSQQLSAATYTSPKHSPKPSDASATTITTPPTSPPRKIPNSPPRLSLRLSTINALTASRPSSFLNFSLPEEPEPAPEERPATPPQAPVPTIQEETETKDTPLSPPKSLPQSSSPPPQSPPQLLTSAVYQPPTRAQPPRPKPSPQPQAPAESPPESPPPPARNPRRLSERPNVLLEAPKLEVHKEEENRAEESTLYLLQPTVYTPQPSPRPSPRPSPRPSPQPSPRIVAERPKPRENVPSAKLDFPSPADSIPKPGTASPKPREQTHRPQTSRAQIVESPRARIVENPRPKVVEIPKPKVIEVRGPKVVEIGARNRAAATKRDVLPDSRYEPRPSSTRTDSFQTTSTRRTDSFGTDSLGSDSMRTESLRDPGNAPEVVPDADLEVDMYPTNNNRTSLRDRISLKMNPPGSIHVPPPDTHHHAVQQHQNYSTSARVAYHNHLQQQNSYQTFQAPDSAYGSGSDMERPPVNSITSISSSLADFSPPPSFIAPGLIPSPHSDRQFFRPVQANPYSPLQQRPHTSGTVGGVQQFNFPHPPIPSRNIPSAMGMSVMSNGTTMTTETANSKGGAGLKKKRSAFGWLKKAFSLDEEERAAFEQRRREQMGNDPYAGQAQNSPKFLDGRRIDRPANGYAPSQYSRQGY is encoded by the coding sequence ATGGCCTTCCCACGCCACCCATCATCGCGGATATCCGATGTGCAGCTACCAATAATGTTAATcgccgatgacgacgacatcaGGGACATGGGGTCAGATCTCAAGCTGGATTCACGAGGGAGACCCGAGGAAAAGCCGCGGCCGGGACCCCCGGTGCCGTCTTCGTCCgcagcatcatcagcaccacAGCACCCGATCCCTTCCATGCAGGATGCCTTTGCCGAGTCTCTGGTCGAGGCCACCGAAGGTGAAAACTCGGGGAAGCCCAAGCTGAGGACTGGCGATGCCAAAGCTCGTCGTGAGGAGCTGCTCGATGGTGAGCACTCTGACCCTCACCCAGCAGCGTTGTGGCGGTTTCGACCTGGACAACAGGCACACGAGCTTCGGCGGTTGATGGCCCAGATCTCTTTTGGTGTCTATTTACTGCTCAACGGCATGGCCAACAGCCAGATTCTGGTTGTCTCCATCTTGCAAGGGCACATCGACGAGGTGGACGAGTTTCTGGAAACGACACTGGAGGATATGGATCTGGCCATGAAAGATGTGAAGCTCAGGATTGAGCACCTGCGGTTGCCCATGGACAATATTGATGTGTTTGAACGCATGCTGGAGGATCAGAACTACCGGATGACCATTTTGGAGGGCAACGAAAAGATTGAGCATATCCTGGCACGCACTCAGATTGCTCTCAAGCAAACCACGCAAGACCTGGCTGAAGGTCTTGCGGCGACCAGAGATTTTACCATTTATTTGGCCGAGCAGCACCACGGGCCATGGCGACAGGAGCGCCCTGATGTCATTGACATCTTCGATGCTATGAAGGGCAACACAGATGGCTGGTTCAACGCCTTTATGGATTTGCAGCACAAGGGTAGTTCACTGAACgcgttggtggtgagacTGGCTGGCATGGTCTCGGAAATGGACCGGAGAGCTGGCGAGGTCAGCCGCAGAGTCAGGTCGCAGCAGCTGAGTGCTGCCACTTACACATCTCCGAAGCACAGTCCCAAGCCATCAGATGCGTCTGCCACAACTATCACAACGCCcccgacatcaccaccgaggAAGATCCCCAACTCGCCTCCCCGGTTGTCTTTACGCCTGAGCACGATCAATGCGCTTACAGCATCTAGACCGTCGTCATTCTTGAACTTTTCGCTACCCGAAGAACCTGAGCCTGCCCCGGAGGAACGGCCGGCCACTCCGCCGCAAGCACCTGTGCCGACCATTCAGGAGGAAACAGAGACCAAAGATACTCCGCTGTCGCCTCCCAAATCACTACcccagtcatcatcaccgcctcctcaatcACCCCCGCAACTTTTAACCTCTGCAGTTTATCAACCACCTACACGAGCACAACCACCGCGACCAAAACCATCACCGCAACCGCAAGCACCAGCCGAATCACCTCCCGAgtcgccgccaccgcctgcTCGAAATCCTCGACGGCTTTCTGAACGACCCAATGTTCTGCTCGAGGCTCCAAAACTGGAAGTGcacaaggaggaggaaaaccGAGCTGAGGAGAGCACTCTGTATCTCTTACAGCCCACAGTCTACACCCCTCAGCCATCACCGCGACCATCACCTCGTCCTTCTCCACGACCATCCCCCCAGCCTTCGCCCAGGATCGTTGCTGAGCGTCCCAAGCCAAGAGAGAATGTCCCTAGTGCCAAGCTCGACTTTCCCTCACCGGCCGACTCGATCCCTAAGCCAGGGACTGCCTCTCCCAAGCCCCGTGAGCAAACCCACAGGCCACAGACGTCTAGGGCCCAGATTGTTGAATCTCCCCGAGCAAGGATCGTGGAGAACCCGAGGCCGAAGGTGGTCGAAatccccaagcccaaggtgATCGAAGTGCGAGGCCCAAAGGTTGTCGAGATTGGAGCGAGGAATCGAGCGGCGGCCACCAAGCGAGATGTTCTCCCCGACTCTAGATATGAGCCGAGGCCATCTTCCACCAGAACCGACTCCTTCCAAACAACCTCTACCAGGAGGACGGATTCATTCGGGACGGATTCTCTCGGATCCGATTCCATGCGAACGGAATCTCTTCGTGACCCAGGGAACGCACCAGAGGTTGTTCCAGACGCAGATCTTGAGGTGGATATGTAccccacaaacaacaaccgcacCTCTCTTCGGGATCGCATCTCCCTGAAGATGAATCCCCCAGGGTCCATCCACGTGCCCCCACCtgacacccaccaccatgccgttcagcaacaccaaaatTACTCAACCTCTGCCCGAGTGGCCTACCATAACCACCTCCAGCAACAAAACAGCTACCAAACCTTCCAAGCCCCAGATTCAGCCTACGGCTCCGGCTCGGACATGGAACGTCCTCCCGTAAACTCCATAACCTctatctcctcctccctagCCGACTTTTCTCCCCCGCCATCCTTCATCGCCCCGGGCCTCATCCCTTCCCCGCACTCAGACAGGCAGTTTTTCCGTCCCGTCCAAGCGAACCCTTACTCCCCTCTCCAGCAACGCCCACACACCTCCGGTACCGTCGGCGGAGTGCAGCAGTTCAACTTCCCGCACCCGCCGATCCCCTCAAGGAATATCCCATCCGCGATGGGCATGTCAGTGATGAGCAACGGGACAACAATGACGACCGAAACAGCCAACTCGAAAGGGGGAGCggggctgaagaagaagaggagcgcgtttgggtggttgaagaaggcgtTCAGtctggacgaggaggagagggcggctTTTGAGCAGAGGAGGCGGGAGCAGATGGGGAACGATCCGTATGCGGGACAGGCGCAGAACAGCCCCAAGTTTTTGgacgggaggaggattgATAGGCCGGCGAATGGGTATGCGCCCAGTCAGTATAGTAGACAGGGGTATTAG
- a CDS encoding hypothetical protein (EggNog:ENOG503P1ZH) — translation MARNPFKFGTDLWDPSHRFETSWILSPWALFFCRALISLYAFTTLIFVLAYQCINSPNHCGASQAQFSYFTSLTYWGIAFYFLFAAIHTFTYARTGRPLLDRFPRFLQALHSAFYTTIVVYPFVVTIVYWARLFDGRWYKLAYEGWSNISQHALNSVFAFFEIVIPRTDTPPPLHILWLIFVLALYLALAYVTEATKGFYTYDFLDPEKQKGWVAVYVFGIAIGCVILFGVAWGLIRLRKWVAETKLGMEGKFAGVKREKGLVEREIEGKEAIALREDV, via the exons atGGCTCGCAATCCCTTCAAGTTCGGCACCGACCTCTGGGATCCGTCCCATCGGTTCGAAACCTCGTGGATTCTATCTCCCTGGGCCCTCTTCTTTTGCCGCGCGCTCATT TCCCTCTACGCCTTCACAAccctcatcttcgtcctcgcCTACCAGTGCATCAACTCGCCCAACCACTGCGGCGCCTCCCAAGCCCAATTCAGCTACTTCACCTCGCTCACCTACTGGGGCATAGCCTTTTACTTTTTGTTCGCCGCCATCCACACCTTCACCTACGCCCGCACCGGCCGCCCCTTGCTCGACCGCTTCCCTCGATTCTTGCAGGCGCTCCACTCGGCCTTTTACACCACCATTGTCGTCTACCCTTTTGTCGTCACTATTGTCTACTGGGCCCGTTTGTTCGACGGCCGTTGGTACAAACTCGCCTATGAAGGCTGGTCCAACATCTCGCAGCACGCGTTGAACAGCGTGTTTGCCTTTTTTGAGATTGTCATCCCGAGAACCGAcaccccgccgccgctgcaCATCCTGTGGCTGATTTTTGTGCTGGCGCTGTATCTGGCGCTGGCCTATGTGACGGAGGCGACCAAGGGGTTTTACACCTATGATTTCTTGGACCCGGAGAAGCagaaggggtgggtggcGGTGTATGTCTTCGGGATCGCGATTGGGTGTGTGATTTTGTTTGGGGTTGCTTGGGGGTTGATCAGGCTGAGAAAATGGGTTGCTGAGACGAAACTGGGGATGGAGGGCAAGTTTgcgggggtgaagagggagaaggggttggtggagagggagattgaggggaaggaggctATTGCTTTGAGGGAGGATGTGTAA
- the GUP1 gene encoding glycerol transporter (COG:T; BUSCO:EOG0926235L; EggNog:ENOG503NUBT) gives MAPNGGTGSGTGPLALLRNIYTLDTLDTRFTTPSGVPYRPLEARSPDKRRDSTSPKPPTNGASPPKWKTPEFYLYYLVFLLAVPSMFYVAYSVSRPSDPRYPKFERFLSEGWIPGRKIDNSDAQYRTFRRNLPAMAALLLFHPLLRRVYNMVTTRGDVKENSAEGVEMRFRQRTSFDFVFALVFLVILHGFSAIKVLVILAGNYAIAKGLPRRYVPVGTWVFNICTLFANEVCSGYRFGYVARLVTGTLGIDRKNMVVDLPAVVRLGEWMDGFGGLMGRWEILFNITVLRLVSFSLDYYWSLDGRITAGGVVEKKNLDLSNLSERDRIALPAQKGDYSFRNYVGYAVYAPLYLTGPIITFNDYISQSRYRSATISSARTWKYAVRFLLVLLCMELVLHYDYVGAISKSRPEWSTYTPAQISLLSYFNLHIVWLKLLLPWRFFRLWSLVDGIDPPENMLRCMSNNYSALSFWRGWHRSYYRWLLRYIYIPLGGSSFRSLGQGVRTVVTYLVVFTFVALWHDIKLNLLIWGWLVVLFFIPEIVAGLLVRKEDFKGRERTYRWLCGLGGVGNVLMMISANLVGFAVGLDGLKAIISGVFRDYSGLVFLVTACTALFVGIQVMFEIRQGELRRGINLKC, from the exons ATGGCGCCGAACGGCGGCACCGGCAGCGGCACCGGCCCGCTGGCCCTCCTCCGAAACATCTACACCCTCGACACCCTCGACACCcgcttcaccaccccctcgggCGTCCCCTACCGCCCCCTCGAAGCCCGTTCCCCCGATAAACGACGGgactcaacctcccccaaaccccccaccaatGGAGCCTCACCCCCCAAGTGGAAAACCCCCGAATTCTACCTCTACtacctcgtcttcctcctcgccgtcccCTCCATGTTCTACGTCGCCTACTCCGTCTCCCGCCCCTCAGACCCCCGCTACCCCAAGTTCGAGCGTTTTCTGTCAGAAGGCTGGATCCCAGGCCGCAAAATCGACAATTCAGACGCTCAATACAGAACATTCAGGCGGAACCTCCCTGCCATGGCTGCATTGTTACTTTTCCACCCTTTACTCAGGAGAGTGTACAACATGGTCACCACAAGGGGTGACGTAAAAGAAAACAGTGCCGAAGGGGTGGAAATGCGGTTTCGTCAGCGTACATCGTTTGATTTTGTGTTTGCGCTGGTttttttggtgattttgCATGGTTTCTCGGCGATCAAGGTGTTGGTGATACTGGCGGGGAATTATGCGATTGCGAAGGGGTTGCCGCGGAGGTATGTGCCGGTTGGGACGTGGGTTTTTAATATATGTACCTTGTTTGCAAATGAAGTTTGTTCAGGGTATAGGTTTGGGTATGTTGCCCGACTGGTGACGGGCACGTTGGGGATTGACAGGAAGAATATGGTTGTTGACctgccggcggtggtgaggttgggggagtggatggatgggtttggggggttgatggggaggtgggagattTTGTTTAATATCACGGTTTTGAGGCTGGTTAGTTTTAGTTTGGATTATTACTGGAGTTTGGATGGTAGGATTACGgcggggggggtggttgag AAGAAGAACCTCGACCTGTCCAACCTCTCTGAGCGAGACCGGATTGCCCTGCCGGCTCAAAAGGGTGATTACAGCTTCAGAAACTATGTCGGGTATGCGGTTTATGCGCCGCTGTATCTGACGGGTCCGATTATTACGTTCAACGATTACATCTCGCAGTCGCGGTACCGATCAGCGACGATTTCTTCGGCACGAACGTGGAAGTATGCGGTTCGGTttctgctggtgctgctctGCATGGAGCTGGTGCTTCACTACGACTATGTCGGCGCGATAAGCAAGTCACGCCCTGAATGGTCGACTTACACGCCCGCTCAGATCTCTCTGTTGTCATACTTCAACCTGCACATCGTCTGGCTtaagctcctccttccctGGAGATTCTTTCGACTCTGGTCGTTGGTTGATGGGATTGATCCACCGGAGAACATGCTGAGGTGCATGTCGAATAATTATTCGGCCTTGTCGTTTTGGCGGGGGTGGCATAGGAGTTATTATCGGTGGCTGCTGCGGTATATTTATATTCCGCTGGGGGGGTCAAGCTTCAGGTCTTTGGGGCAGGGGGTGAGAACGGTGGTGACGTATTTGGTTGTTTTTACGTTTGTGGCGCTGTGGCATGACATCAAGCTGAATTTGCTgatttgggggtggttggtggtgttgttttttATACCGGAGATTGTGGCGGGACTGCTGGTGAGGAAGGAAGATTTTAAAGGAAGGGAGAGGACTTATAGGTGGCtttgtgggttggggggggtgggcaatgtgctgatgatgatttcGGCGAATTTGGTGGGGTTTgcggttgggttg gATGGGCTCAAGGCGATTATCAGTGGGGTTTTTAGGGATTATTCTG GACTGGTGTTTTTGGTCACGGCGTGTACGGCGCTGTTTGTGGGGATACAGGTCATGTTTGAGATTAGGCAGGGGGAGCTGAGACGGGGGATCAACTTGAAGTGTTGA
- a CDS encoding hypothetical protein (BUSCO:EOG09261FAB; EggNog:ENOG503NWAR; COG:S) gives MESSETNPDLESFREQWRAEVRARHQQSHRPRQDQHTTAGPSTGSRKPPPTKKPIAKEYEEDYVPTKVFDEPGQPATITGVAAVPTKKEPITALEHYEKAVEREAAGNLGDSLRLYRKAFRMDDQVDQNYKAKHFPRAKFPQKMAAPKSGDSSTAAAPGDAKADQPQTMKELIASFAGLTIEPVPPEIEGMPQPPCPISNLPDEILVHILRDVAVADVGDFVRLAQVCKRLAFLVVTEDRIWRRICLGVEFGFGGMHYHWQRQITWEPLAEEDLEREAAEEAAAAEAFTQSSGATSPTETEQEDGFVVPVFDLEKRAERLADESTANTLAFFNSLYGSSWQRMFRLRPRLRFNGCYISTVNYVRSGMANSNSITWGAPIHVVTYYRYLRFFRDGTCLSLLTTAEPNDVVHHLTRETYASHHSGHVMESALKGRWRLARAGDNPGASLSEVEGDVMVETEGVSKYVYRLDLTLKSAGKGARNNKLAWRGFYSWNRLTDDWAEFTLRNDKPFFFSRVRSYGVMGA, from the exons ATGGAATCTTCAGAGACAAACCCTGATCTTGAGTCGTTTAGGGAGCAGTGGAGGGCTGAGGTCAGGGCTAGACATCAGCAGTCACACCGCCCCCGTCAGGATCAACATACTACGGCTGGACCATCGACGGGGTCGAGGAAGCCGCCTCCTACGAAGAAGCCGATCGCCAAGGAGTATGAGGAGGATTATGTACCTACAAAGGTGTTTGATGAACCCGGACAGCCGGCCACAATTACAGGAGTTGCCGCTGTGCCCACTAAGAAGGAGCCAATCACCGCTCTCGAGCATTATGAGAAGGCTGTGGAaagggaggcggcggggaaTCTGGGGGATAGTTTGAGGCTGTATAGAAAGGCGTTTAGG ATGGACGACCAAGTCGATCAAAACTACAAAGCGAAGCACTTCCCCAGGGCGAAATTTCCCCAAAAGATGGCAGCACCAAAGTCGGGGGATTCCTCTACGGCTGCGGCACCGGGGGATGCAAAAGCCGACCAGCCTCAGACTATGAAGGAGCTCATCGCCAGTTTTGCGGGTTTGACTATTGAGCCGGTGCCGCCAGAAATCGAGGGCATGCCTCAGCCTCCCTGCCCGATTTCGAACCTGCCTGATGAGATACTTGTTCACATACTCCGTGACGTTGCTGTCGCAGATGTGGGTGACTTTGTTCGTCTTGCGCAGGTATGCAAGCGGCTTGCGTTTTTGGTCGTGACGGAGGATAGGATATGGCGGCGGatttgtttgggggtggagtttggttttggggggatgCACTACCACTGGCAGAGGCAGATCACTTGGGAGCCgcttgccgaggaggatctCGAGCGGGAGGCGGCTGAGGAGGCGGCTGCTGCGGAGGCGTTTACGCAGAGCAGCGGTGCGACTTCGCCAACGGAGACTGAACAAGAAGATGGTTTTGTTGTGCCAGTTTTTGACCTGGAGAAACgggcggagaggttggctGATGAATCGACAGCCAATACGCTGGCGTTTTTCAACAGCCTTTACGGGTCGAGTTGGCAACGGATGTTTCGTCTTCGtccgaggttgaggtttaATGGGTGTTATATCAGCACTGTGAACTACGTCCGGAGCGGGATGGCTAATTCGAACAGTATCACTTGGGGGGCACCGATTCATGTCGTGACGTACTACCGGTACCTACGATTTTTCCGGGACGGGACTTGTTTGTCACTGTTGACTACAGCGGAACCAAACGATGTGGTTCACCACCTTACCCGTGAGACTTATGCCTCCCACCATTCGGGGCATGTAATGGAGTCAGCGCtaaaggggaggtggaggttggcgagggcgggGGATAACCCGGGGGCTAGTCTGAgcgaggttgaaggggatGTGATGGTGGAGACGGAGGGGGTGAGTAAGTATGTGTACAGGTTGGATCTGACGCTGAAGAGCGCGGGGAAGGGTGCGAGGAATAATAAATTGgcttggagggggttttATAGCTGGAATAGGCTGACGGATGATTGGGCTGAGTTTACGCTGAGGAATGATAagccttttttcttttcgagggtgaggagttATGGGGTTATGGGGGCGTAG